A region from the Nocardioides coralli genome encodes:
- a CDS encoding beta-ketoacyl-[acyl-carrier-protein] synthase family protein codes for MSATRVVVTGLGATSPVGGDVPTTWSALLAGQSGVATLDHDWAEQLGARIAAEVAVEPSEVLDRVKARRLDRSAQFAMIAADEAWRDSGLADADLEPERLGVAMASGIGGVLTLLTNYDALKEKGPRRVSPLAIPMLMPNSPAANVGLALGAKAGVHTPVSACASGNEAISLGIDMIRLGRADVVVCGGTEAAVHALPIAAFGQMMALSKRNDDPEAASRPWDKGRDGFVLGEGSAAVVLESAAHAEARGARVYAEAAGAGITADSHDIAQPDPAGQGAARAMARALEDSDLAPSDVLHINAHATSTPQGDVAEAGAIRAVLGDSPAAILTSTKSMTGHLLGAAGALESVATILAVHHRTVPPTINLDDPEDVGLDLADKRRDLPAGDVAALNNSFGFGGHNVALAFRSA; via the coding sequence ATGTCTGCCACGCGCGTCGTCGTCACCGGCCTGGGCGCCACCTCGCCCGTCGGTGGCGACGTGCCCACCACCTGGTCGGCCCTGCTCGCAGGGCAGTCCGGGGTCGCCACCCTCGACCACGACTGGGCCGAGCAGCTGGGCGCCCGGATCGCGGCCGAGGTCGCGGTCGAGCCCAGCGAGGTCCTCGACCGCGTCAAGGCACGCCGTCTCGACCGTTCGGCACAGTTCGCCATGATCGCGGCCGACGAGGCGTGGCGGGACTCCGGTCTCGCCGATGCCGACCTCGAGCCCGAGCGGCTCGGGGTGGCGATGGCCTCCGGGATCGGTGGGGTCCTGACCCTGCTCACCAACTACGACGCGCTGAAGGAGAAGGGCCCGCGCCGGGTCTCGCCGCTGGCGATCCCGATGCTCATGCCCAACTCCCCCGCCGCCAACGTGGGGCTGGCGCTCGGCGCGAAGGCCGGTGTCCACACGCCGGTGTCCGCGTGCGCCTCCGGCAACGAGGCGATCTCGCTCGGCATCGACATGATCCGGCTCGGCCGTGCCGACGTCGTGGTGTGCGGGGGAACCGAGGCGGCGGTGCACGCGCTGCCGATCGCGGCGTTCGGCCAGATGATGGCCCTCTCCAAGCGCAACGACGACCCCGAGGCCGCCTCGCGGCCCTGGGACAAGGGTCGCGACGGCTTCGTGCTCGGCGAGGGCTCGGCAGCGGTCGTGCTCGAGTCCGCGGCGCACGCCGAGGCACGAGGCGCCCGGGTCTACGCCGAAGCGGCGGGAGCCGGCATCACCGCCGACTCCCACGACATCGCCCAGCCGGACCCGGCCGGGCAGGGTGCCGCCCGAGCGATGGCCCGAGCCCTGGAGGACTCTGACCTGGCGCCGTCCGACGTGCTCCACATCAACGCCCACGCCACCTCGACCCCGCAGGGCGACGTGGCGGAGGCGGGCGCCATCCGCGCGGTGCTCGGCGACTCGCCCGCGGCGATCCTCACCAGCACCAAGTCGATGACGGGACACCTCCTCGGCGCCGCCGGCGCCCTGGAGTCGGTGGCGACGATCCTCGCGGTCCACCACCGCACGGTCCCGCCGACCATCAACCTCGACGACCCCGAGGACGTCGGGCTCGACCTGGCCGACAAGCGGCGCGACCTGCCCGCCGGCGACGTGGCGGCCCTCAACAACTCCTTCGGGTTCGGCGGCCACAACGTGGCGCTCGCCTTCCGGAGCGCCTGA